DNA sequence from the Colletotrichum higginsianum IMI 349063 chromosome 10, whole genome shotgun sequence genome:
GACAACGCGTGGAAGAAGGCAAGtcggcggagaaggagcgCATGTGGGGTTACGCGGCAAACGCCCTGGATACtgtcctcgacatcctcctgAGAGCCACGCAACTCATGTCAGTCCAGGCCCTTCTGATCCTTGCCTGGTTCTTCCTGGGTACCCCTAATCCACAGCCCAGTTTCATGCTGGTAGCAAACGCCATTCGTCTAGCCCACTCCATCGGACTCCACAGAAAGAGCTGCGGCTCCTCCTTGAGTCCCATAGAACGGGCGACTCGAATCAACGTGTTCTGGCTGGCATTCTCCTTGGATAGGGAGCTGAGCCTTCGTACGGGCAGACCTCCCGCACAAGACTTTGGCGATTTTGATGTGGACCTGCCTGATCCGCATATGCAGCCCGATTTCAGCAACAGTTGCCCCTCGACTCCATCTTTCAATGCATTTTTGGCTGGCACCCGACTCGCCGTCATTCAAGCCAAGCTATACTCTGAGATGTACTTAAGCGAAGCGCTTCAACCAGAGGCCGTCAGGGAAGCGACCAGAAGTCTTGATCGAGACCTGCAGGACTGGCGGGAAACGTTTTCGTTCGGCCTGGACCTCGAAGGCTGCCCGGGACTATCGAAGCACGCTGCGATCCTGCGCCTTAATTACACGTACTATCACACAGTCATCCTGGTTCACAGGGCCCAAAGCGACATAGACTGGAGGTCCAGCAACTCGGAAAATCCCCAGGATTTCTCCTCCCAATCCATTGAGCACTCACTACAAGCTGCAAGGTCCATATTGAAGATTGGGCCCCTCGTCCCGGACACCTGGCAGAGTGTTTTATGGTGGGTTGCATACGCTGACTGACACATGCTCTTATTTTTGAACTCGGCAACAGGGCAGCGCTAACAACATTACATTGCAGGGACGTTATTCCCATCAACGTGACGGCCATCATCGTTCTGTCCCTGCACATTCTGCGTCGACCGGACTTCCTCGGCGCAGCTGATGACCTGAGCCTCATCTCCAATAGTGTTCGACGTCTCATCTCGCTTGGCCATGAGGAAACCGAGTCATACCTAAGACCTGTCACCGCAGCGTGCCAGGGCGTCTACAATGCTGCTGTGAAGGCTGCGAGAGCATATGGCATCATGTCACTGGAGAACCTTGATAGTGACCTCGGACGCTCCGTCACGGTCTCCAGTGGGAATGGAGCCGGCCCGGGAAGCCGAACGTATGGCCTGAGAAACTCTctgcagacgacgccgagagcgGCCTCCCCCTTCAGGTTTGAGTCGGAACCCGGGTTGCTCACAAACCCACCGGCTCCACTCGTcgacaccaccaacaacattTCATGGGATCAAACAATGACGGACAGAGAAATAGTTCCTTGGGAGTTTGAATATCTTCTAGGCGACAACAGCTTCGATCTCCTTGGATGAACCTGGACCAAGGCGTTACCAAGACCAGAGAATCAAGACACCCATTCAGGCTTCGATCGTCCTCTCTTTCCGGTTGGCACCTCCCATGCGAGGGTGGTTGATGAAAATTTGAATGCCGGTGCCAGAACCTTGATGTTTTGATCAAGCCCGTACTCTTTCCCGGACATGTCCCAGAAGTACTCCGGATGGGTGAAGAGATCCGGACGAACCTTCTGCCAAGACGCGTGCGTTTTCCCAACAAGAACGTTCATGTCATCGCAATGACGTGGGAGGAACTGAGGGTCCCTCGCTCGTAGCTCCCGTTGTTGGTCTTCAGAGTACAGCCCGAGCTGAATATACCAGATGTTGTACTGAGTCAGGCTGATGTCGATGTCAAAAGTGACGTCCTCCTTGGTGCGCGCCAGCAAGGCTTGGACGGCAGCCACAGCGCCCACTAGTCCGGTTTGGTAGTCCGAGTTGGCTGGGAAGGTTGGTCAGAATCTTTCAAAGCAGCCGAAGGCCCAAGGAGAATAATATGCTTACGAAGCAGTGGCACGACagcctcgtcgagcccgaggaaCTTGCCCTGCAGGTGGGACAAGCCTACCAAGCAATCGCTGATCTGTTGCCACCCAGATCGATGGGCCAGCGGGCCCTTGAAGCCGTAGCAGTTCTCCCGCATGTAGATGAGACTGGGGCTGAGCTTGCGCAGCGTGGCACTGTCGAATCCGAGTCTCTCCAAGACGCCAGGGCGGTACCCATCTACAAGaacgtcggcgcccttgacCAGCTCTGCAAACGCGCTTCTCCCCTCGTCGGTTTTCAGGTCGAGGTTGGCGTCCCTCTTTCCGGTCTGGAGGTCCACCATTGTCGGGGCGTACTCGGGCAGCTTGTCGCAGGACACCCGGAGGACATCAGCCCCGAGGAGGCTCAGGAGCTTGGAGACCGCCGGAGCCGCGATGACGCGAGAAAAGTCGATGATCCTGATGCCGGCGAGAGGCTTGAAATCAGCGTGGTCCGTTGTCCGTGGCCACTCCTTCCGCGGTGCCGGGACTCTGGTCGCGCTCCACAAGGGCTCCTTTGACATGATGTTGCCATGCTCGCTGCTGAAGAACTCGTCTGGCGTGTAGCAGACCACACCGGCTTGCTTGTGCTGCTCGTTGGCGGTCCGTTCGATTTCCTCGGAATCCCACTGAGCGACCTTGTCCGCGTAGAtcttgatggcctcgtcggggCTCACGTCGACGAAGTCGCTGACAcccatcatcctcatcgtgGGCTCGGCGTTCATGGATCCGTGCAAGTGATACCACCGGCCGTCTTTTGTCTTGTACACGTTGGTGGCGTACCGTCTGATGGGATCGGACATCCGATGAAGATCCATCTTGGAaagctcctccgccatcttGGGGTGCTGCACGAACGACTTGCCGCCGATGGTGGGGAGCAAGACGGATGCCAAGAACAGGGTCGCGACGTCGGTGTTCACCTGGACATCCTGGAGCCCAATGCCATACCGCTCTGCAGCGGCGACGTTGGCCgcggtggcgaggagggctGTGAGGGAGGCGCATGACTCTGTAATCTTGAACGGGGTGAGCACGAACGGCTTGTCGTCGTCTGCGACGAACTCGACTTTCTTGGCCGCGTCTTTGAAAGAGGGTGGGAGGTTGAGTCCAGGGTCGTTGAGTAAGACGTCGTTCAGGATCCGAGTTGCCTCGCCGGAGATGGTGTAGTTTGTCATGGTGGTGGTTTCCGATCCAATCGTGGAGTTTGACGAGTCCAGTTGTCCGCAAATCGATTTCCCCTCTCCGGATGCGGGCGGTTTTAAACGAAGACGATCACTCCTACTTGTCCGTCCATGATGCGTAACTACTTGGGTGGTTCGAGTCAGAAGCCCCATACGCTCCACACTATTCATGCCAAAAccccggtggtggtgggcaACGTTGCCTTGATTTCCTCCACCGACTATAACTGTGTTCTTCGTGGCATTTTGCTATCAACCTTATCTGTTGCGTTTCCATGCAGATGTGGACTTGCTCCTGTTAGTTTGCCATTCTTTCCAAGAATGACTTCACCTCTAAAAATCTAAAGAATAATCTTCGCTCATCTTCGAGCTGCAGCCAACGGACGGCGTGAATGAACCGAGGCAATTATGGAGACCCTGAGCCACTTGTGGAGTCTGCCGAAGAAACAACGAATCGGAGTTCTGATGCCTCGGAGTTGTGACATGGAAAGCTTCGACGCCGGAGTTTCGGCACTGGGTCGATCCAATCCAGCTCCATGACGTACCGAACATGACGACCATCACGTTGTGCAAACACGTAGTTCGGAACTAGTTGAACCAACATCGTTGATTCAGAGCGAGCTAAAGAATACTTTTTCAATCGGTAATTATACTAACTTATGACCGCCCTAGGCTATTATTGGCTTGATAACTGCAAGGGAAAACAGTGCGACAAGTGCTTCGATTACTTACACCATTTTATGAAAGGGTTTCCTCAGCCCGTAGCAATCAAAATGACACTTGGAGATCTGGATCAAGGGCCGGTACACCCGGACCCCAATCCCAAGTCGCAGACCATGGAGCTAAAACGAGGGCCGAATTCGAGACCATCCAGGACACATCGTAGGAAAAGCTTTGGTGTTTTGTGTCGGGTGCGTCAATGTCTGGTTGTACTTGGGTAAGGATCTAATATCAGGGGCTCCAACACTGACTTATTGCCTCTCTTGGTCATTGCGGCCGGCATACTCACCATCCGAAGACGCACCACCCAACTACTTCAAGGGAACCAAGATACTTCAGGTGACTACCGCACGTGCCAGCAGTGAAAACATTTCCGCTTCTATAGTCCCAAGAACTCGGTCTCAGACAAACACCACCCAGCCCTTCCGCCCTGACTGAGAGTACCACAATCACCACCAGCAGCGTCTTGGCCTTGAAGGTAATCGTTATCGTATCTGCCACAGATTTCGTCCAAGACCTGCCCCGCCCGCTCTCCTGTTCTTCGGTATGGAGAGTAGCTGTGTTGAAATCACCCATATCACGCCAGTGGTCAGAGAAAAGTAAGGTGGAATGGATCGAGCTGTTGAGATGGAACAACCAGACAGATGGGTCTTTTATTGTCGGATCTGGATATATCAGGCAATAGTATTAAAGGATGTATGTAGTGAGATCTAAAAGTATGACGAGAGGGCCTCGTCCATGTCACGTGTCAAAATGCTCTCAAGGACGCCTGGTAAAAACCAAGGGACATTCGTCCTAAACCATTTGTTAGTACGATGCATTTCCACTGGAACCAGTATAACCAAAAGTTGGAGCAACCTACCTCTGGGAACAACGTGGCAAACACCCGAATCTCCTCCGACTTGGGCGTCGCATGGTGTTTCCAATCCAGCTCCAAGGCCGCCTTGCCGATCATGGAAGCCATCTGAAGCGGAACGTATTTTCGGGCCAGGCAATCATGTGGACCGGCGCCAAAAACCAACCAGTTCTTGGTCTTggactcggcgtcgcccgtgATCCAGCGCTCAGGGTCGTAGACCTCGGGCTCACGGTAAACCTCAGGGTCATGTAGTGCTGGGTAGCAGGACGGAATAATCATGGAGCCCTTGGGGACGGTGTAATCGGGGGTAACAGGGAACTTTTTCGTGGCCAGGTAGGGGACAAAGATGACAGGCGGGCGGTAGCGGAGAAGCTCCTTGACAACAGCATGCGTGTATGTCAGAGACTCAAGCATGGGCAGGTCGAACGGCTTATTGCGGTCGCCACCGCGCGCAGCCAGGTTCTCTTCGCGGACGCGGTCTAGCACGTCGGGTCGTTGGGCGAGAATTTGGAAAATCCAGGTTGTGGCACTGCTTGATGCGTCTTGTGATGCGAAGAGAAAGGTAAACAGGGTGTCGGCAATCTCCTCGTTGGTGAATTCGCGAATCATGTTTGTCGGCTTCTCCAGGCCCGTCTCTCCTGCAGCTATGCGGGCCTTGTAGCGCTCCGACTCCATCATGTGCAAGACCCAGTGGTCGACAACACAGGTCGGGGTCGCACCGGGCTTCGACATGTTGGCTTTGCAGGCAGCTGCGCACTTTGCGAATTCGACATGGACGGCGTCAGCGGTACGCTTGCCGTACCACGGCTTGGTACCCGGGATGTAAATAGAGAAGGGGACGTTGACCAGCTCAAGGGCAGCGGTAGCCAGGTAAAAGTCATCGGCAATCctcttgacggcgtcctgTGAGATGTAGTCACCAAAGAAGGTGCGGCAGGACAGGGCGCAGTTGATCTCGCGGAAGTGGGTCATGAATGGGAGGGGTTTTCCGTTGGCAGCAGCACTGTCGGCGACAAACTTGTCGTAGTAGTGGTCGAGGACCTTTTCCTGCACCGGGAGGTAGGTTGAGATGGCCTTGTTGGTAAACAGAGGGGTCAGGCCCCTTCGGTATTCGGCGTGGGCCTTGCCCTGCAGGAAAACCCAGGCTTTGTGGCCAATGATATCCTTGGCGAGTGGTACAATACAGGGCTCGGCATAGGCGGGAGACTTGAAGACCTTGTGTGCCAGGTCGCGATCGGAGGTGAGGACAACGAATCTGTGAAGGTATCAAGATGTTAGCGGGAGAACTTTGGGCGAGAGAATATCTGTCTGGcttggtgtgtgtgtgtgtggttggACACTCGACATACTTGTGGAAGACGGATACGCAGCTGAGAGGGCCGCTGGCCCACTGGGCGAGATATGAGTCGAATTTGGGATGAAGTGCTTGGATGAAGGGACCCATCAAGGGGATCTTGAAGGTCGGTCCAGCGATAGAGCCCTTCCGCCAGAGGTACATGACTGTGGTTGGCGACCGTTAGCAAAGAACCCTACGCCggaacgacgtcgaccgaACAAGGCCAACGATAGACAGAGACTAGATGGAACGTGGGGAACGTGGGCAAGCAATGTCTCCTTACCTTGATCATAGACAACGACTCCGATCAGAAAGGTGACGACGTATTGCCAGGTAGACCAGCCGGAGAGCAAGTTGGACACTTGGCCGAGGttcaaggacgccgccgccgaccctGGCTGAAGTAGCTCAGGGTGAGCGCTGGCGTTGACTGCATCGGCGTTCATGTCGACCATCGATATCGCTGCCGCTGTGTCGGTGTCAGTGAATGTTGGTGTGAGAGTGTGCCGTAATGCCGTGAGCGCGTGGTGTTTCCTGCTGGCGACGCTTGCTTGCAGAAGAATGCGGGCGGCtggagggaaaagggaagggtgatgggggaggaaggaaagaagtgagaaaagaaggaaggatGAGAAAAGAGGACTGTCCGACTGCGTGAATCCGTACATCGACTGGCAAATTGCAAGATCTTCTTTCCtgtacctaccttacctgTTGGCTTCAGAAAGAATCAGCATCTGACCAATCATGGGCAGGCATGGGTAGACCATGCTTGTTACGTTCGATAGGTAGGCACTATCTTGACGTGCTTGCCTCCTACAGCGGGCACGGACGGGTTAAGCGGCTCGTCATCCCCGGCGGTTACGATTCCTACGCTAAGGTTACTTTAGTACTAGTCTCCGATCACTGTGTCCAGGGTCCACAAGCCTCAACGCTATGACATGTGCCCTCCTTGCGGAGACTAATCCTATTCGGGCACGTCTATCAGCGGTACGTACCCGCTTCGATTCGTACTTCTTCACATTGGACGAAGCTCTCGTCTTTGTCTCCACTTGCAACACACGATGCCGCCTTATTCAATTTCCTCCTGAGTAtgctcccctcctctcttcttcttcttcttcttcttcttcttcctctctccctcgtaTCCGTACGTACCAA
Encoded proteins:
- a CDS encoding Fungal specific transcription factor → MGAGRDLRYFGSSSAISLLRTQPLPAGLPATREKTGRPDSEAGPWSLWTHPRLQGVFERRSPCPLPPWNEALSLVNAFFEQEHTALPLFHPPAFIALLGQQYSGESERSPAWWTAFNAVLAISHRQRVEEGKSAEKERMWGYAANALDTVLDILLRATQLMSVQALLILAWFFLGTPNPQPSFMLVANAIRLAHSIGLHRKSCGSSLSPIERATRINVFWLAFSLDRELSLRTGRPPAQDFGDFDVDLPDPHMQPDFSNSCPSTPSFNAFLAGTRLAVIQAKLYSEMYLSEALQPEAVREATRSLDRDLQDWRETFSFGLDLEGCPGLSKHAAILRLNYTYYHTVILVHRAQSDIDWRSSNSENPQDFSSQSIEHSLQAARSILKIGPLVPDTWQSVLWDVIPINVTAIIVLSLHILRRPDFLGAADDLSLISNSVRRLISLGHEETESYLRPVTAACQGVYNAAVKAARAYGIMSLENLDSDLGRSVTVSSGNGAGPGSRTYGLRNSLQTTPRAASPFRFESEPGLLTNPPAPLVDTTNNISWDQTMTDREIVPWEFEYLLGDNSFDLLG
- a CDS encoding Formyl-CoA transferase, coding for MTNYTISGEATRILNDVLLNDPGLNLPPSFKDAAKKVEFVADDDKPFVLTPFKITESCASLTALLATAANVAAAERYGIGLQDVQVNTDVATLFLASVLLPTIGGKSFVQHPKMAEELSKMDLHRMSDPIRRYATNVYKTKDGRWYHLHGSMNAEPTMRMMGVSDFVDVSPDEAIKIYADKVAQWDSEEIERTANEQHKQAGVVCYTPDEFFSSEHGNIMSKEPLWSATRVPAPRKEWPRTTDHADFKPLAGIRIIDFSRVIAAPAVSKLLSLLGADVLRVSCDKLPEYAPTMVDLQTGKRDANLDLKTDEGRSAFAELVKGADVLVDGYRPGVLERLGFDSATLRKLSPSLIYMRENCYGFKGPLAHRSGWQQISDCLVGLSHLQGKFLGLDEAVVPLLPNSDYQTGLVGAVAAVQALLARTKEDVTFDIDISLTQYNIWYIQLGLYSEDQQRELRARDPQFLPRHCDDMNVLVGKTHASWQKVRPDLFTHPEYFWDMSGKEYGLDQNIKVLAPAFKFSSTTLAWEVPTGKRGRSKPEWVS
- a CDS encoding Cytochrome P450, with amino-acid sequence MVDMNADAVNASAHPELLQPGSAAASLNLGQVSNLLSGWSTWQYVVTFLIGVVVYDQVMYLWRKGSIAGPTFKIPLMGPFIQALHPKFDSYLAQWASGPLSCVSVFHKFVVLTSDRDLAHKVFKSPAYAEPCIVPLAKDIIGHKAWVFLQGKAHAEYRRGLTPLFTNKAISTYLPVQEKVLDHYYDKFVADSAAANGKPLPFMTHFREINCALSCRTFFGDYISQDAVKRIADDFYLATAALELVNVPFSIYIPGTKPWYGKRTADAVHVEFAKCAAACKANMSKPGATPTCVVDHWVLHMMESERYKARIAAGETGLEKPTNMIREFTNEEIADTLFTFLFASQDASSSATTWIFQILAQRPDVLDRVREENLAARGGDRNKPFDLPMLESLTYTHAVVKELLRYRPPVIFVPYLATKKFPVTPDYTVPKGSMIIPSCYPALHDPEVYREPEVYDPERWITGDAESKTKNWLVFGAGPHDCLARKYVPLQMASMIGKAALELDWKHHATPKSEEIRVFATLFPEDECPLVFTRRP